One Helianthus annuus cultivar XRQ/B chromosome 12, HanXRQr2.0-SUNRISE, whole genome shotgun sequence genomic region harbors:
- the LOC118485016 gene encoding golgin subfamily A member 6-like protein 7: MPDVAGYASYLSNRVNTNFPHTDDSIPSPFSQTPINLSPTSINLSQTETVPETQPPIDGNSQHRSHLWETISKAFHKEMEREVYRENDSLSSKWTKISGQLTKFTGFLHKAKQNPKSGETEADFVTNALVTYKTNVGSDFRFMHCWDICKFHPKRANIPSGSETNTSSKRSRTPSSQAQSDAQDQELEDFLDDSPNRPEYGRDAAKRHAQKSRSGTTSPSVGSSGSRRGVYSDQLDDIATNAYSIWKELEAKSLGNEDLLRNKVSLMKKEFDLFRGLRTENTKQIIERYCNLVKNMTRLGIHKSKDELIEKLADALPHDAPHQAQIAHGRNVIKDSKRACLVNQGKESGFSWDKYIPTDSKVCLADQDDEKLAEGFSWDNYCPDQEFMAKEMSNVKAFVANAYDEYWAEKYRKIRQAEEEKWKRYEKEEEEERRKAEAENKKREEEVQVRTVKEVPEFEIKADTEAVKVPEKCLNCDSLIKQNNELLHNIKRLKESYDTLNREMNKYTESNSEQAVAMNTLKGAYMRQLDDVNYYTEKIYPIVERLKTFEEEKTSEEKKYETKEEDEVEISGKSSEDEKEQAFWKQTNQEFLAKKQEEVKKKVVQKKTETRTCF; this comes from the exons ATGCCCGATGTGGCGGGTTACGCATCGTATCTCTCGAATCGTGTGAATACTAACTTCCCTCACACCGACGATTCTATACCTAGCCCGTTTTCACAAAcgcccatcaacctttcaccaacctccatcaaCCTTTCCCAAACCGAAACCGTCCCTGAAACTCAACCCCCCATCGATG gaaattctcaaCATAGAAGCCATTTGTGGGAAACGATTAGTAAAGCATTCCATAAAGAAATGGAAAGGGAGGtttatcgtgaaaacgatagcttatcctcgaaGTGGACCAAGATAAGCGGGCAACTCACCAAATTTACTGGTTTTTTAcataaagcaaagcaaaacccaaaaagtggtgaaaccgaagccgacttTGTGACAAATGCATTGGTTACATACAAAACGAATGTGGGAagcgacttccgtttcatgcattgttgggacaTTTGTAAGTTCCATCCCAAGCGGGCGAATATCCCCAGTGGTAGCGAAACTaacacgtcttccaaaaggtcaaggacaCCCTCATCGCAAGCCCAATCGGATGCACAAGATCAAGAGTTGGAGGACTTTCTGGATGATTCGCCAAACCGGCCTGAATACGGAAGAGATGCCGCAAAAAGGCATGCTCAAAAATCAAGATCAGGTACGACATCGCCTTCAGTTGGGAGTTCGGGCTCGCGTAGGGGAGTATACAGCGATCAGTTGGATGACATTGCAACCAA TGCATATTCGATCTGGAAAGAATTAGAAGCAAAGTCTCTTGGTAATGAAGATTTACTCAGAAACAAAGTGTCTCTAAtgaagaaggaatttgatttATTCCGGGGTTTGAGAAcggaaaacaccaagcagattattgaaagatactgtaACTTGGTGAAGAATATGACGAGATTGGGCATCCACAAAAGTAAAGATGAGCTGATTGAGAAACTGgcagatgcgttgccacatgat GCACCGCATCAGGCACAAATTGCACATGGTAGAAATGTGATTaaagattcaaagagagcttgtCTGGTTAATCAGGGCAAAGAGAGTggattcagttgggataaatacattccaacgGATAGCAAAGTATGCTTGGCagatcaagacgatgaaaagttggctgaaggtttcagttgggacaattaTTGCCCAGACCAAgaattcatggccaaagagatgtcaaaTGTTAAAGCCTTTGTTGCCAATGCTTATGATGAGTATTGGGcagaaaaatacagaaaaattaGGCAAGCTGAAGAGGAGAAATGGAAAAGATATGaaaaagaagaagaggaagaaaggagaaaagctgaagctgaaaatAAGAAAAGAGAAGAAGAAGTTCAAGTGAgaacagtcaaagaagttccagaatttgaAATCAAAGCTGATACAGAAGCAGTCAAAGTTCCAGAGAAGTGtttgaattgtgattctttgatcaagcaaaacaaCGAGTTGCTACACAACAttaaaaggttgaaagaatcatatgatacattGAACAGAGAAATGAACAAATACACCGAATCGAACAGTGAACAAGCTGTtgcaatgaatacactcaaaggagcttacatgagacagcttgatgacGTCAACTACTACACAGAGAA gatttatccgattgtgGAAAGATTGAAGACGTTTGAGGAAGAAAAGACTTCGGAAGAAAAGAAGTACGAGACAAAAGAAGAGGATGAAGTagaaatttctg gaaaatctTCAGAGGATGAGAAAGAGCAAGCATTCTGGaagcagacaaatcaagaattccttgccaaaAAGCAAGAAGAAGTAAAGAAGAAAGTTGTTCAGAAAAAGAcagaaacaagaacctgtttttAG